In the genome of Magnolia sinica isolate HGM2019 chromosome 2, MsV1, whole genome shotgun sequence, one region contains:
- the LOC131226858 gene encoding ethylene-responsive transcription factor ERF014-like — protein MLIKTRSINTIRSPLPTSHTPTRKKLQRERKQEAITTIHPPVHLSMVKNSNKRLPTPNGPMEGSADTVQSSSLPKPMSCRKKQFKGVRMRSWGSWVSEIRAPNQKTRIWLGSYSTPEAAARAYDAALLCLKGSSANLNFPITPSTYFPTTLMSPKSIQRVAAAAANATTTTTTTTPSSPIPTLPPPSSSSWPSTSWDTHDEIATSCSSDYTPCAIEQHPSPVNPWIDLDMLLQSPKYTDQMLNACALFGPAATTEVFDDEADFRLWSFC, from the coding sequence ATGTTGATCAAAACCCGCTCTATAAATACCATCCGTTCCCCCCTTCCTACTTCTCACACTCCAACAAGAAAGAAGCTACAaagagaaagaaaacaagaagCAATCACAACCATCCATCCACCGGTCCATCTTTCAATGGTGAAGAATAGCAACAAGAGGCTTCCTACTCCAAATGGCCCAATGGAGGGTAGTGCAGATACTGTCCAATCATCAAGTCTGCCCAAGCCCATGTCTTGTAGGAAAAAGCAATTCAAAGGAGTGAGGATGAGGAGCTGGGGCTCTTGGGTCTCTGAGATAAGAGCCCCTAACCAAAAGACAAGGATCTGGTTAGGCTCATATTCCACACCTGAGGCAGCGGCTAGGGCCTATGATGCTGCACTCTTATGTCTCAAGGGCTCTTCAGCCAATCTCAATTTCCCTATCACCCCATCAACCTACTTCCCAACCACCCTTATGTCACCCAAGTCCATCCAAAGAGTAGCAGCTGCAGCTGCCAatgccaccaccaccaccaccaccaccaccccaTCATCCCCCATTCCCACTCTGCCTCCCCCATCGTCGTCATCTTGGCCATCGACATCGTGGGACACCCATGATGAGATCGCCACGTCATGTTCATCAGATTACACTCCATGCGCAATCGAACAACACCCGTCTCCCGTCAATCCCTGGATAGACTTGGATATGCTGCTGCAGTCGCCCAAGTACACGGATCAAATGCTCAATGCGTGTGCACTCTTCGGGCCCGCTGCGACGACGGAGGTGTTCGACGATGAAGCGGACTTTCGTCTGTGGAGCTTTTGCTGA